ATGGTAAACAAGATAAAGCAGTAAAGCTTGACTCTCAACTTGTACCACAAACTAAGGCAAATCCAGCTTTAGTTAAATTCAATGAACAAGAATTTGAGCAGTCAGTTATCCTACGTCAATCTCCTATTTGGTCACGAACAATCATGCTGACCCTCATCGGTTTAGCTTGTGTAGGTATTGGTTGGGCATATTTTGCCAAAATTGAGCAAGTAGTACCCGCAACAGGCCAATTAAAACCAGAGGGAACTGTTAAAGAAGTACAAGCACCTGTAAGTGGTGTGGTCAGAGAAGTGTTTGTCAAAGATGGGCAAAAAGTTAATAAAGGGGATTTATTATTAACTTTTGAAACTGTGGCTACTGTTGCTCAATTAGAGTCTTTAAATAAGATTCGCTCTGCTTTAATGCAGGAAAATCAAATTTATCGCCGCTTAATGGGAGCGACTTCTGGTATTTCATCTGAACTAAATTTCTTACGCGGTCGTTTGCCAAGAGATGCAGAGTTTCTGCTAAAAAGTCGAGTCGCTTTAGTTGAAGAGAATGAATTATTGCGTAATCAACTCAAAAACTCTACCACAGGTGTAGGCTTAGATGCAGATGAAAAACTACAGCTACAAATATCCAAAAAAGAATTAGAATCTCGTGCGGCATCTGCCCGTTTAGAAGTTGCTAAAAGCCGCAAACAACTATCACAAACAACATTTAAACTCCAAGATACACAAGCGAGTTTAGCAATTCAACAGCAAATTTTAGATAAAATTAAAATATTAGCCGAAGAAGGCGGTATATCTCAGCTACAATACCTTAACCAACAACAACAAGTACAGAATTTAGCCGCAGAAGTCGCCCAACTCGCTGAAGAACAAAAACGGTTACAATATGATATTGAAAAAGGGCAAGAACAATTTACTAATACTATCGCAGCTTCTGATAAAACTATTTTAGAAAAAATAGGTAGTAATAAACAGCACATTGCCGAAATTGATAGCCAATTTATGAAAGTTGTGCGGGAAAATGAACAGAACTTAGCAGATATTAACAGTAAAATTTCCCAAACTCGGTTGAATTTAAGATATCAAGAACTCCGCGCCCCTGTCTCTGGTACAGTTTTTGATTTACAGGCCAAAAATGCTGGTTATGTAGCTAATCCAACTCAAAAACTCTTGC
Above is a genomic segment from Nostoc sp. MS1 containing:
- a CDS encoding HlyD family efflux transporter periplasmic adaptor subunit is translated as MTQLNGNHVNANGNGKQDKAVKLDSQLVPQTKANPALVKFNEQEFEQSVILRQSPIWSRTIMLTLIGLACVGIGWAYFAKIEQVVPATGQLKPEGTVKEVQAPVSGVVREVFVKDGQKVNKGDLLLTFETVATVAQLESLNKIRSALMQENQIYRRLMGATSGISSELNFLRGRLPRDAEFLLKSRVALVEENELLRNQLKNSTTGVGLDADEKLQLQISKKELESRAASARLEVAKSRKQLSQTTFKLQDTQASLAIQQQILDKIKILAEEGGISQLQYLNQQQQVQNLAAEVAQLAEEQKRLQYDIEKGQEQFTNTIAASDKTILEKIGSNKQHIAEIDSQFMKVVRENEQNLADINSKISQTRLNLRYQELRAPVSGTVFDLQAKNAGYVANPTQKLLQIVPNENYIAEVFITNKDIGFVRQDMKADIRIDSFPFSEFGDIKGKLISIGSDALPPDENHKFYRFPAKVSLNKQYLEIKGKKIPLQSGMSITANIKVREERSVMSLFTEMFTNQVDSLKEVR